A segment of the Micromonospora sediminicola genome:
GCGTCCATCGCGGCCACCGCGGCCGTGGTCGAGCCGCGCTGCATCGCCAGGCCGAGCAGCAGCTGGCCGACCACCGAGTGGGCGATGAGCAGGTAGAGCAGGGGGTCGCGGACGAACGCCTCCGCCGAGTCGGCCGAGGCGAGCGGCCGGGCCGCCACCGCGGCGGCGGAGAACGCCATCCCGGCCAGCGAGCCGAGCACCACCGACCCGGGCGCGCCGTGCAGCCGGGCGGCGAAGAAGCCGGACACGGCGATCGCGCCGAGCGCCACCACCAGACTGATCAACCCGGCGGTGCCCAGCTGCCGCGACGGCGCCGGCTCGGCGGAGAGCACCAGCGCGGTGATCCCACCGAAGAGCAGCACCAGCAGGGCCACCTCGGCGGCCGGCAGACGCCACTTCAGCACCAGCACACCGAGCACGGCGGTCACCCCGAGCCCGGCCGCCACACTCGCCTGGACCAGGAACAGCGGGAGGTCGCGGCGGGCCAGGAAGGCCAGCACGAAGCCGACGACCTGGCAGGTCAGCCCGATCAGGTACGTCCGGTGGCCGGCCAGCCGCAGCAGCAGCCCCGGGTCGAACGTGTGGTGCACGGTGGTCCGTGCCGCGGCGACCGACTGGAGGAGGTTGGCGAAGCCGTACGCGACGATCATCGCCGCGAGGAAGCACCAGCCGGAGGAGACCACCTGGCGAGGATAGAGCTCCCGCCGGGTCAGCGCTCGGCCGGCCGGCCGAGCCGGCGCAGGATGTCGTCGTGCAGCGCGCCGTTGCTGGCGATCGCGCTGATGTCGCCGGAGTCCGCGCCGGCCGGCGCGGGCCGCCCGGCCAGGTCGGTGAACGTGCCGCCGGCCTCGGTGACGATCGGCACCAGCGCGGCGATGTCCCACAGCGACAGCTCCGGCTCCACCATCACCTCCAGCGCGCCCTCGGCCAGCAGCATGTAGCCGTAGAAGTCGCCGTACGCCCGGCTGCGCCAGGTGTCCCGCATGAGCTGGAGCATCGCGTCCAGCCGACCGGCCTGCTCCCATCCGGTGAGCGAGGAGTAGCAGACGCTGGCGTCGGCCAGCGCCGTGACGCCGGAGACCCGGATCGGCGTCGCCTCGGCCGGACCGGGCCCGGCGAACGCCCCCGCGCCGACCGCGCCCCACCAGCGCCGCCCGAGCGCCGGCGCGGAGACCAGGCCGAGCACCGGCCGGTCGTGCTCCAGCAACGCGATCAGGGTGGCCCAGACGGGTACGCCCCGGACGAAGTTCTTCGTCCCGTCGATCGGGTCGACCACCCAGCGCCGCCCGTCCGGGCCGGCGGCGGGCTGCTCCCCGTACTCCTCGCCGAGCAGGCCGTCGTCCGGTCGGTGCGTGGCCAGCAGGGCCCGGATCTCCCGTTCCACGGCGGTGTCCGCGTCGGAGACCGGGGTCAGGTCCGGCTTCGACTCGACCCGCAGGTCGAGGGCGCGGAACCGGGCCGTGGAGACGGCGTCGGCGGCGTCGGCGAGCAGGTGGGCGAGGGCGAGGTCGTCGGCGTACCCGGTCATGGTCGACACGCTAGCGCCGGCCGCGCCGGCGGCACCGGCGGGTGGGGCGTCCGTCCGCCGGTCAGGACCCGGCGAGCGGGTCGCCCGGGTTGCGCTCGGGCTCGCGCGGGTCGCCCTCGCCGCTGCGCGAGGCCAGCAACCGCCGGTACGAGGCCAGCCGGCGCGGGTCCGCCTTGCCGGCGGCCACCCAGGCGTCCAACGCGCAGTCCGCCTCGTCGGCGGTGTGCGGGCAGTTGGCCGGGCAGTCGACGGTCGCCTCGACCAGGTCGGGGAAGCCGTGCAGCAGGCTCTCCGCCGAGACGTGCGCCAGCCCGAAGCTGCGGACGCCGGGAGTGTCGACGATCCAACCCGGGTCACCGGCCGGATCGGGCGGCGGCGGCAGGCGCAACGCCACCGCGCTGGTCGAGGTGTGCCGGCCGCGGCCGATCGCGCTGACCGTCCCGACCGCCCGCTCCGCATCCGGGCACAGACGGTTGACCAGCGTCGACTTGCCCACCCCGGAGTGGCCCACCAGCACCGAGATCCGGCCGGCGAGCAGCGCCCGCAGCTCGGCGAGGTCGGACTCCGGGCGGATCAGCACGTACGGCAGCTCCAGCTCGGTGTAGTAGCCGAGCACCGCCTCCGGGCCGGCCAGGTCGGCCTTGGTGAGGCAGAGCAGCGGCTCGATGTCGGCGTCGTACGCGGCCACCAGGCAGCGGTCGATGAACCCGGTGCGCGGCGGCGGGTCGGCCAGCGCGCTGACGATCACCAACTGGTCGGCGTTCGCCACCACCACCCGCTCCAGCCGGCCCTCGGCGGTGGTCTCGTCGTCGTCGGCGGTGCGCCGCAGCACGGAGCGGCGCTCGGCGATGCGGACGATGCGGGCCAGCGCGCCGGACGCGCCGGAGGTGTCGCCGACCAGCCCCACCCGGTCGCCCACCACCACCGACTTGCGTCCCAGCTCGCGGGCGCGCATGGCGGTGACGACCGGGGTTTCGGGACCGGCGTCGGGCAGCACGCAGGTGTAGCGCCCCCGGTCCACGGCGATCACGAACCCGTCGACGGCGTCGGCGTGCCGGGGCCGGGTGCGCGTACGGGGCCGCGACGACCTGCCGGGGCGTACCCGGACGTCGTCCTCGTCGTACTCCCGCCGCTTGGTCGCCAGGACGTCCCCCCGCTGTCAGTTCTTGCCGGTCGCCATCCCCGACCATAGTGCCGGGAACTCCGGCATGGTCTTCGAGGTGCACGTCACGTCGTCGACCTCGATGCCGGGGACGGCCAGGCCGGCCACGGCCGCGGCGTGCGCCATCCGGTGGTCGGCGTACGTCCGGAACGTGCCGCCGCGCAGCGGTCGGGGCCGGATCTCCAGGCCGTCGTGGGTCTCGGTGACGTCCGCGCCCAGCCCGGCGAACTCCTTGGCCAGCGCGGTGACCCGGTCGCTCTCGTGGCCCCGGATGTGACCGATCCCGGTCAGCCGGGACGGGCCGTCGGCCAGCAGGGTGAGCGCGGTCAGCACCGGGGTCAGCTCACCCACGTCGGAGAGGTCGGCGTCCAGCCCCCGGACCGTGCCGGTGCCCCGCACGGTCAGCCCGTCGGTGCCGAGCGTGACCTCGCCGCCCATCCGGTGCAGCAGCTCGCGCAGCTGCTCGACCGGCTGGAGGCTGCTGCGCGGCCAGCCCTGGAGCGTGACCTCACCGCCGGTGACCAGCGCGGCGGCGAAGAACGGCGCGGCGCCGGAGAGATCGGGCTCGATCTCCCAGCCGCGCCCGGTGAGCGGGCCGGGCTCGACCACCCAGACGTCGGGCGTGGTGTCGTCCACCGCCGCCCCGGCGGCCCGCAGCATCTGCACGGTCATCCGCAGGTGCGGCGCGGACGGCACCGGCGGGCCCTGGTGCCGGACCACCACGCCCCGGTCGAAGCGGGGGGCGGCCAGCAGCAGCCCGGAGACCAGCTGACTGGACGCGGAGGCGTCGATGACGACCTCGCCGCCGGTCACCCGGCCGGCGCCGAGGACCACCAGGGGCAGGCTGCCGGTCGGTGGGGTGTCGATGCGGACGCCGAGCGTGCGCAGCGCGCCGATCAGCGGGCCGAGTGGACGGGTGCGCGCGTGCGGGTCGCCGTCGAACGTGACCCGCCCGGCGGCCAGCCCGGCCACCGGCGGCAGGAAGCGCATCACGGTGCCGGCCAGCCCGACGTCGACGTGCGCCGGACCGACCAGCGGGTGCGGCCGGACCAGCCAGCGGTCGTCGTCGGAGGCCGACATGTGGGCCCCCAGCTCGCGCAGGCCGCCGGCCATCAGCTCGGTGTCGCGGGCGCGCAGCGGCCGGGCGAGCGTCGACGGCCCGCTGGCCAGCGCGCCGAGCACCAGGGCCCGGGCGGTCATGGACTTGGAGCCGGGCAGGCGCAGCGTCGCGGCGACCGGGTCGCTCGCGGTCGGCGCGGTCCACGGCTGCGGCGGACGCGTCGCGGTCAGATTCCCCACGCCTCCATTCTGCCAACCCGACGGCCCGGTGGAACCGTCCCCGCGCCCTGCTCCCGGTGAGCGGGACAGCCGAAACCCCGGGGTGGGGCTAGCGTGGGCGCCATGTGCGGGAGGTATGCGACGACCCGGAGCGCGGGGGACCTGAGCGCGCTGTTCGAGTCGGCCGACTCCACCGGCGGCGTCGGGCCCGACTTCAACGTCGCCCCGACCGATCCGGTGCCGCTGGTCCGGCTCGCGCCCGAGGGGCACCGGCTGCTCTCCCTCGGGCGTTGGGGCCTGCTCCCGCCCTGGTCCCGCAGTGCCGCCGGCGCCGCCCGCATGATCAACGCGCGGGTCGAGACGGTCGCCACCAGCCGCGCGTACGCCCCGTCCTTCGCCCGCCGGCGCTGCCTGGTCCCGGCCGACGGGTGGTACGAGTGGGTCCGTCGTCCCGACGGCGGTCGGCAGCCCTACTTCATGACCCCACGGGACGGC
Coding sequences within it:
- a CDS encoding SOS response-associated peptidase, which translates into the protein MCGRYATTRSAGDLSALFESADSTGGVGPDFNVAPTDPVPLVRLAPEGHRLLSLGRWGLLPPWSRSAAGAARMINARVETVATSRAYAPSFARRRCLVPADGWYEWVRRPDGGRQPYFMTPRDGSVLAFAGIWSLWESAGQARLTFSVLTTAALGELAEVHDRMPLLLSPDRWAAWLGPTDEPAALLAPPDDAQLAGLEIRPVSPAVGDVRNDGPELIRRVGPAGAEADSELTLF
- the hisN gene encoding histidinol-phosphatase; amino-acid sequence: MTGYADDLALAHLLADAADAVSTARFRALDLRVESKPDLTPVSDADTAVEREIRALLATHRPDDGLLGEEYGEQPAAGPDGRRWVVDPIDGTKNFVRGVPVWATLIALLEHDRPVLGLVSAPALGRRWWGAVGAGAFAGPGPAEATPIRVSGVTALADASVCYSSLTGWEQAGRLDAMLQLMRDTWRSRAYGDFYGYMLLAEGALEVMVEPELSLWDIAALVPIVTEAGGTFTDLAGRPAPAGADSGDISAIASNGALHDDILRRLGRPAER
- the rsgA gene encoding ribosome small subunit-dependent GTPase A — its product is MLPDAGPETPVVTAMRARELGRKSVVVGDRVGLVGDTSGASGALARIVRIAERRSVLRRTADDDETTAEGRLERVVVANADQLVIVSALADPPPRTGFIDRCLVAAYDADIEPLLCLTKADLAGPEAVLGYYTELELPYVLIRPESDLAELRALLAGRISVLVGHSGVGKSTLVNRLCPDAERAVGTVSAIGRGRHTSTSAVALRLPPPPDPAGDPGWIVDTPGVRSFGLAHVSAESLLHGFPDLVEATVDCPANCPHTADEADCALDAWVAAGKADPRRLASYRRLLASRSGEGDPREPERNPGDPLAGS
- the aroA gene encoding 3-phosphoshikimate 1-carboxyvinyltransferase, with the protein product MGNLTATRPPQPWTAPTASDPVAATLRLPGSKSMTARALVLGALASGPSTLARPLRARDTELMAGGLRELGAHMSASDDDRWLVRPHPLVGPAHVDVGLAGTVMRFLPPVAGLAAGRVTFDGDPHARTRPLGPLIGALRTLGVRIDTPPTGSLPLVVLGAGRVTGGEVVIDASASSQLVSGLLLAAPRFDRGVVVRHQGPPVPSAPHLRMTVQMLRAAGAAVDDTTPDVWVVEPGPLTGRGWEIEPDLSGAAPFFAAALVTGGEVTLQGWPRSSLQPVEQLRELLHRMGGEVTLGTDGLTVRGTGTVRGLDADLSDVGELTPVLTALTLLADGPSRLTGIGHIRGHESDRVTALAKEFAGLGADVTETHDGLEIRPRPLRGGTFRTYADHRMAHAAAVAGLAVPGIEVDDVTCTSKTMPEFPALWSGMATGKN